TGGGTcaggaatatatttaaaacataaaacaagaagaaaataataaacactcCAAGTTTATTCCATCCAGAGTCTATCATTGTTAATAATTTGGTGTATATCTGTTTTAACATCTAtctgaattatattttacattgagaacttactttttttacattgcttttatcacttaataatatattgtgaacatattttcacatcaataaattaacttttaaaaataaaaactttattttagaatagttttaaacttacagaaaaacTGTAAAGGTAGTAGTGTACATTGTTCCCACGAACCCCACCTCCAGTTTCCTCTATTAGCAATATCTTAGATTATTATGACACATTTGTCACAATTACTGAatcaatattaatatattattattatgtaaGATCTATactttatttagatttctttaattttttaatctttttttaatcctcactcaaagacatttttttttcattgcttttagagagaagggaagggaaggagaaagagaaagggagaagcatcaatgtgagagagaaacatcgatcagttgcctcccaaacaccccccaactggggactgaacccacaaccaaggtatgtgttctgactggcaattgaacccacgaccttttggttttcaggatgacacccaaccaactgagccatactggccagggcaaatttccttagtttttgcctagtatccttttgttttcttctgaggtACCACATTACATTTGGTTGTTGCGGAAGGTTCTTGTTTTGGATGACCTTGACAATTTTGAGGAATACTGGTCAGATATTTTGTAGCATGACCCTGTACTAGAATTTGTCCGATGTTTTTCCTATGGTTAAACTGAGCTTAAGGGTTGCAGGAGGAAGGTCACAGAGATGATGCACCATTCTTATCACATTATACCAAAGGCTTACACTATCAACATGGTTTGACACTGTTGGTGTTCACTTTAAGCACCGATTGAGGTGGTGTCTGTCAGGTTGCTCCTCTGTTAAGTTACTCTTTTAaccctttttttccccagaaagtcATTATGTATAACCCACACTTATTGAGTGAGGAGTTATGTTTCCCCCCCTTGAAGGTGGACtatctatataaattatttgaaacttttaataaatcaatttgtgtgtgtgtgtgtgtgtgtgtgtgtgagagagagagagagagagagagagagagggagagaaagggagaataaCCCAAACAATCAAGAAGCTGCCTGAATTAGAAGGATCTCCAAAAGAATATTAAACAGGAGGTGAACCTGTATCAAAGAAGGCTGCTTTCCTGGTTAAGTGATACACATAATTCAAAGGACCAGCACTTTCTAGTTTTTATTCATTGAGCCATTAGTGCTCAAGTCATACACTCAGGTCACCTCTGTCATTCCCTGCTGTTGGGTGTCATTTGCCCCAGCTGACATCTGGGTGAGCGTTTCCTGTTTCTAAAGTCTTCCTCAGCAGCTGGGGGGAGGGTTGAACCCCTGGACTGGGTTGGGAAGTTCTACCAAAAGTCAGACCTGTTACTATTTCAgcagtttcttttctttgagCATTagcactgttttattttattattttatttttttttacaaaaggatTTGGAAAAAGTGAAACTAGCTCTCCCTTCTCCAGGAGAGAAGCAGCCTAGGGACTAATTCTGGGAGGGGGACATGGGCAGAGGGCAGGCTTCGGGCAGTGGGCTGAGCAGTTCAGCAATAGACGCTGGCCAGGGAGCTAGAACACTTAGTTTCTGATCCCATCTTCATGCAGGCCTTGCTTAAGGACCCTGAGTACATCCCAGACCATTCTGCATTGTGGCTGCCATTGTCTTTGGTGTGGGGCTCCAGAGGACAGGCCCGACAACAGGGAATTCAGAGGGGCTTAGGCACTAGATGGGGCAGGAGGAaactctttccttctccctggtTACCAGGCAAAACTACTCTCTCCTTCTTCAGTTTCCCTGCCTACTttttctcccctcaccccatgCTCTGCTCTAAGCCTTCGGCTCTTGTGGGGATTGAGCTTCTGTGACGTGATGCCAGGGAGGGGCATTCTGAGAGCCACAGGGACCCATCTGCAGGTAAAAACCCATCTGCCTTCTCCCTATAGCCTTTGTTCTCaggtcttctctttctctctcttgctcttgttcataCTCCAGCTTTTCCTCTGCCTCACAGTAGATCCATTTTTCATTCCAGTCTCCTTCTGCCAGCTTTATTTATTCTGTCTGCTCACTCAGCTTTCTGCCTACATTCCCCACCTCTTTATCAAACAGAGCTGTTCTACCAGTTACACCTCTTTGTTTTTAGAACCCAGAACTTCAGTGGGTGGAACAAACGACCCCATGTTTTAAGATCCCAACCTCAAGGAATGTCTGTCATTTCCCACCAGCTTTCCTTGTTTACCTTCTTTCTGTCCTGACCAGTTTTTCTGGGAGAAAATTGCCAGCAGTCCAGGTGCTCACCCAACTGATTCCTGGTAACTGGGATGTTCTTGTGGACAATTCCACACATTTCCTCTGCAGCCAGAGCCCTCCCCTGGCTCCTTCTTCCAGTCCTTCCTACGGGACATGGGGGATAGCAACCGCACAGCAGTAACTGAGTTTGTTTTGCTGGGGTTCTCAGGTTTTGGTTCCCGTCAGGGATCTCTGTTCTGGGGGGTGCTCTGTATCTACCTTGTCATCTTGCTGGGCAACTCCCTGATCATCCTCCTAACGCTGGCGGACCCTGCCCTACACTCAcccatgtatttcttccttcGCCACTTCTCCATGGTGGAGATCCTCTACACCACAACCATCGTGCCCAGGATGCTGGCTGAtctcctgtcctcctgccccACCATCCCACTTGCCAGCTGCTTCACCCAGCTCTACTTCTTTGCCCTCTTTGGCATCGCAGAATGCTGCCTGCTTACCgccatggcctatgaccgctatgcTGCCATCTGCCGGCCGCTGCATTATGGCACCCTGATGAACCGGGGCACGTGTGTCCACATGGTGGGGGCCTCGTACCTCATGGGTGTCATCGCTGGCACCACTCACTCCATCTGTATCTTCACATTGCCCTTCCACAATGCCAACACAATCCACCACTTCCTGTGTGACATCCTGCCTGTGCTGAGGCTGGCTAGTGCAAGCACCTTCTGGGGTGAAGTGGGAAATCTTGGTGTCACAATAGCCTTTATCCTGACCCCCTTCTTACTGATCATTGCCTCCTATGCTTGTATCCTTGCCACCATCCTTGGGATTGCGACATCCCAGGGGCGTCAGAAAGTCTTCTCTACCTGTTCTTCCCACCTGTTTGTGGTCATGCTCTTTTTTGGGACTGGGACTGTTGCCTATATGAGGCCTTGGGCAGGCTCCTCTCAGGATGCGGACCAGATCCTCGCCCTCTTTTACACAGTGGTCACTCCCATGTTCAACCCTTTTGTCTATACTCTGAGGAACAAGGAAGTCACAGGGGCGATGAGGAGGCTCGTGAAGAAATACTTTTGGAGTTcttgacacccccccccccccacacacacacaaggtcttGGAGATAAGGGTCTGATTCTTGTATATTttcaaggaggagggagaagctgGGAACTGCAGTCCTCTGGGGTCTGGCCAGCTCTGTTGGGTGTGTGTGGGGTTCCGTAGCCTGCCATCTTAAGGGCCCAACCCACTGCATGCTGCTCAGTGCTCTGCTCTGGGGCCTGTTCTTCTGGCCTTGACCCGACTTGCTTATAGGTACAGAGCTGGAGAAACATGCACCTGAGGGAAGGCTTAGGGAAGAAGGCAGCTGTGACCATCTTGTGTGATGACTGAGCAATTCCTGGCCTTTTCTGATGCTCAGAGTACCTTCCTGAGAACACCAGATTTCCTTGTTCTCCCAGACTCCTTATTACAAGCCTTTGTCTCTCATATCAGTTGCTTCTGGTATAATGAGAGCTCATTTACTCCAGGTATGAGGCCTGATTAGGGGACCAGGATGGCAGGGAACGAACAGGGGCAGGGAGTGGTTGGCTTGGCTTTGGCAGTTTAGGTGCGTCCTGTTTGGTTCTGCTTTAGGTCTGGAAGCGTCTGTCTAATGACTTTGTTCCTGACTTACAGCTTTTCTCCGGAAACCCCTGAAATGTTGATATTCTCTACTTAGCTTCTTTCTCACATGCTGCCTGACTCACTCTTTGTTTCCTCCTCTGGTCATGCAGTAGAAATGCACATATACCTTTCTCCCCTGACTGTTCAGAAGGTCGGATCTGGCCCCTAGACTCCCAAGATAATGCTTTGTTTCTTGACCTTGTTCACTATTTACTCTTGGAGACCACTTGAATTTGCTGACCAGAGGGATCTAGtcccattttacttttcttgggaAGGCAGTTCTTGCTTGCTTATAAACTCTCCTTCAGCAATAAACCTCCGGAGGAGGTAAGACAAGCAGGGAAATCATTCTCAAGGCACAACAAGTGAGGACCTTTAAAACAGcgttgattttattttctagtttacaAAACTAGCAGAGATTTTGCatccagaaaagaagaaaataaatattaacatttttgtgttAATAATGTCCTTGGGAAATTATTGTAATCTGGTTTCCCTTTATgcagtatatgtatgtataaatatttttaagaactgaAAATGGGATTATATTGTCTAAATTGTTCTTTGACCTGTATTTTCTACTTCATTAAGTTATATTCTGGCATTTTACCATATAAGTAGACTTCTAAAGCATGATTTTAAGATCCATATTGTATCCTACTATGTGAATgtaccatcatttatttatttttacatattctttatttttaaaattttaacatttaagtatGGTTTGTATACAATATTATGCTGGTTATatgaatttcaggtgtacaatatagtgctATAACTTAAAGAACCtcctattatttaaattaaaatttgtttgttATAAATATTGCTGAGATAGATATCATTGCACTTATATTTTTGTATACTCATACTTTTCTGAGAACAAACTTCTAGGGATTGAATTGTTGAGCCAAAACATATGCACAGTTTTAGAGCTTCAAGATATGttgccaaattgccctccaaaagaatttttattgttttacagtCCAATTGAGTGCAGTCCAATTTCCAGAGCAAGGAAATGAACTAAAAGTCAGGAATGAGTTGTGGTTAGATGGCTAGGGGAAGCGAAGAATGGAGAAGTATGGATAGTTAACATTCTTATAATGCAGAAAAAGTCTGATGAAGGGGACATGAACTTACTTTCCTTTAGTCTACCAGGGACTGGTGAGATATATTTGGACTGAAAGTGTAATGCGAGGCATCAAAGTGAGATCCAAGGAATGACTTCCTGATAGAACTGGTATCTGAACAAGGCAAGGGGAGAGGATTTTCCCTCCATTGTTctgagctgggagaggaggccaTAAGCAAACATGAGGAAATTTGATTAGCTCAGCTCTAGGTGGCTTCATGCTTCTCTTACCTGAGAGCACGCACAGCTAGCTGTATAGCTGATGACCCAGACACTGTGGAGCAGAGATGAGCCAGCTTTGTTGTCCTCTAAATTCCTGACCTGCAGAAATTACGAACATAATAagagtgatttttgttttgtaccTTTAGATTTGGATGGTTTGTTATGGAGTAGCAGATAATTTCAGCACCTGAAATTATGAAGTTAATGAAGTTAATGAAGAGGAGTGAATCCTATTAACATGTTAGAAAAAGATTTAGGTTTTTTGTTGATTAGACATAAAATACtgatatcaaagaagaaaaaaaatttaatatgctACTACAAATGAGAATATAAACCAGCTAATGAGTGAAGTCATTTCAAAGACTATTAAGATAATTAATTGCACAGGAAAACTTGAAATGTTGTGAAAATAAGGTAATATATGAAAGAATCTTGATGAAGGTTTGATCAAATTTGACAACAATTCTAAACACTTACATAAAATTACCAATAATGAGtcgtgaaattaaaaaaattctacactATCAATTAAGAAACAACAAATTTCAATTAATTGTGCTAgaggaaaaacacattttctaatcTCTGTGTAGAAAGTGTATTACAAAATCATTGTCATATGATTTTGACAGGCAATCAATATGAATATGAAGGCAATCAAAGAGTATACAGCAAAAAATGCAGGATAAAAAGAATTATAGAGGTAGTCAGAGagttaattaacaaaaatataatatttttctggaTTGTACGACATTTGCAGCATTTGCCAGTTAAAAAATTTCTATtctagtaatttattttattttttaaagattttatttatttactttcagagagaggagaagagagggaaaaagagagggagagaaacatcagtgggcaagagatacatggatcagttgcctctcgtttGCCCtgaactggggatctggcccgcaacccaggcatgcgccctgactgggaatcaaacagatgATCGCtttgtttgcaggctggttcaaactgagccacaccagccaggcctcttttttaaaaatttgaaataaacatttggACCTAGTTTTATATTTGTACTTTTGTCATGCTTTTTAAATAGGGCCACCTCAAATTATATGTTTTAGGTCTCATAAAATTGGGTTCCATTTCTGTAATTACCATATAGGATTTTTATGGGAATTATTTAAGACAATTATTGGTCAAGAGGTTAGTATCCTGTTACTATACTAATATAGTATGTACTCAAACAATATTaaccattattactttttttaaccaATGAATTAATCAGATGT
The sequence above is a segment of the Phyllostomus discolor isolate MPI-MPIP mPhyDis1 chromosome 2, mPhyDis1.pri.v3, whole genome shotgun sequence genome. Coding sequences within it:
- the LOC114512991 gene encoding olfactory receptor 9, giving the protein MGDSNRTAVTEFVLLGFSGFGSRQGSLFWGVLCIYLVILLGNSLIILLTLADPALHSPMYFFLRHFSMVEILYTTTIVPRMLADLLSSCPTIPLASCFTQLYFFALFGIAECCLLTAMAYDRYAAICRPLHYGTLMNRGTCVHMVGASYLMGVIAGTTHSICIFTLPFHNANTIHHFLCDILPVLRLASASTFWGEVGNLGVTIAFILTPFLLIIASYACILATILGIATSQGRQKVFSTCSSHLFVVMLFFGTGTVAYMRPWAGSSQDADQILALFYTVVTPMFNPFVYTLRNKEVTGAMRRLVKKYFWSS